In Dioscorea cayenensis subsp. rotundata cultivar TDr96_F1 chromosome 11, TDr96_F1_v2_PseudoChromosome.rev07_lg8_w22 25.fasta, whole genome shotgun sequence, a single genomic region encodes these proteins:
- the LOC120271860 gene encoding LOW QUALITY PROTEIN: O-glucosyltransferase rumi homolog (The sequence of the model RefSeq protein was modified relative to this genomic sequence to represent the inferred CDS: deleted 1 base in 1 codon) — translation MERCVGYFSKDEEIVCFPCNSKKPKILTSLYSAWMVVLFFIVLLFCALLFSNSSMVSNITTTLTNFASTTQEPTTIPFTCNPANLTCPSTNITSHTLPPSSSCPEYFRWIHEDLRPWAETGITEEAVLRAKKEAAFRLIISNGRAYIDLYHHVFQTRDIFTIWGILQLLQRYPGRVPDLDLMFNCEDMPVVRAADYKAVNAPIPPPLFRYCKDDRTVDIVFPDWSFWGWVEVNIKPWEVLMKEIKQENERLKWVDRVPYAYWRGNPDVAGTRHNLLSCNVSKDHEWNARVYRQDWFKESRQGFKESNLASQCTHRYKIYIEGRSWSVSEKYILACDSPTLFVSTRYHDFFTRGLIPGKHFWPIPSNDKCRSIKFAVDWGNSHQKEAQELGKTSSGFMQEQLSMDYVYDFMLHLLTEYSKLLKYKPVVPPTAVEYCMESMACTRQGLEKQFMLDSMVKSPSDRGPCAMPPPYDPGQLQDFLTMKANATKKIEELQKNSLQH, via the exons atGGAGAGGTGTGTGGGTTATTTTTCTAAGGATGAAGAGATAGTTTGTTTTCCATGCAACAGCAAGAAGCCAAAGATTCTCACAAGTTTATATTCAGCATGGATGGTTGTTCTCTTCTTCATCGTCCTTCTCTTTTGTGCTCTTCTTTTCTCAAACTCT TCAATGGTCAGCAACATCACAACTACTTTAACTAACTTTGCCTCCACCACTCAAGAACCAACTACCATTCCCTTCACTTGCAACCCTGCAAACTTAACATGTCCATCAACCAACATAACATCGCACACACTCCCTCCATCATCTTCATGCCCCGAATACTTCCGATGGATCCACGAAGATCTCCGGCCATGGGCCGAAACAGGCATAACTGAAGAAGCCGTCTTGCGTGCCAAGAAAGAAGCCGCATTCCGTCTCATCATCTCAAATGGCCGTGCATACATTGATCTCTACCACCATGTTTTCCAAACCAGAGATATCTTCACCATCTGGGGCATTCTTCAGCTGCTACAACGATATCCTGGCCGTGTCCCTGACCTTGATCTCATGTTCAATTGCGAAGACATGCCGGTCGTC CGGGCTGCTGATTATAAGGCTGTCAATGCACCGATCCCTCCGCCGCTCTTTCGGTACTGCAAGGATGACAGAACTGTGGACATTGTGTTCCCAGATTGGTCATTTTGGGGCTG GGTTGAAGTCAATATAAAACCATGGGAAGTGCTGATGAAGGAGATCAAACAAGAGAATGAGAGGCTTAAATGGGTTGATAGAGTGCCATATGCATACTGGAGAGGAAACCCAGATGTAGCTGGTACTCGGCACAATCTTCTTTCATGCAATGTATCTAAAGATCATGAGTGGAATGCAAGGGTTTATCGCCAAGATTGGTTCAAAGAATCACGCCAAGGTTTCAAAGAGTCAAATCTGGCAAGCCAATGTACTCATAG GTACAAGATTTACATTGAAGGAAGATCATGGTCAGTAAGTGAGAAGTATATCCTCGCATGCGATTCACCGACATTGTTTGTTAGCACTCGTTATCATGACTTCTTCACTAGAGGCTTGATACCCGGGAAGCATTTCTGGCCTATTCCGTCTAACGACAAGTGTAGATCGATCAAGTTTGCTGTTGACTGGGGCAACAGCCATCAAAAAGAG GCACAAGAATTGGGGAAGACATCAAGCGGCTTCATGCAAGAACAATTGAGCATGGACTATGTATATGACTTCATGTTGCACTTGTTAACAGAATACTCAAAGCTTTTGAAGTACAAGCCTGTTGTGCCTCCCACTGCTGTTGAGTATTGCATGGAGAGCATGGCTTGCACTAGACAAGGATTAGAGAAGCAATTCATGTTAGATTCAATGGTTAAGTCTCCTAGTGATAGAGGACCATGTGCTATGCCTCCCCCTTATGATCCTGGTCAGCTGCAAGACTTTTTAACAATGAAGGCTAATGCTACAAAGAAAATAGAAGAGTTGCAGAAAAATTCATTGCAACATTAA